The following are from one region of the Pseudazoarcus pumilus genome:
- a CDS encoding DUF1365 domain-containing protein — MHERLTPAHNRFTYRTAFLRLPLSQLEALDVPLLGIERAAPFSLRARDHGARDGSPLLPWIRALLADHGLTHVTGGEVVLQTMPRQFGYVFNPVSFWFCHDAQGRLRVVLAEVVNTFGEHHNYLVHHDDLRAIGRDDVLTARKVFHVSPFMGVDGEYRFVFGQRESVNFVNIDYWVDGALRLSTRIGGRAQPLDAVAMRRWLSRAPLMTLGVIVRIHWQALRLWFKRVPFFRKPPCPLEETTR, encoded by the coding sequence ATGCACGAGCGTCTGACGCCGGCGCACAACCGTTTCACCTATCGCACGGCCTTTCTGCGTCTGCCCTTGTCGCAACTCGAGGCGCTCGATGTGCCCCTGCTCGGCATCGAGCGCGCCGCACCATTTTCCCTGCGTGCGCGCGATCACGGCGCGCGCGACGGCTCGCCGTTGCTGCCGTGGATACGCGCGCTGCTGGCCGATCACGGGCTGACACATGTCACCGGCGGCGAGGTGGTGCTGCAGACCATGCCGCGCCAGTTCGGCTACGTGTTCAACCCGGTCAGTTTCTGGTTCTGCCATGACGCGCAGGGACGGTTGCGCGTGGTGCTGGCCGAAGTGGTCAATACCTTCGGCGAGCACCACAACTACCTCGTGCATCACGACGACCTGCGTGCGATCGGGCGCGACGACGTGCTGACTGCGCGCAAGGTCTTTCATGTCTCTCCGTTCATGGGTGTGGATGGCGAATACCGATTCGTCTTCGGCCAGCGCGAGAGCGTGAACTTCGTGAACATCGACTATTGGGTCGACGGTGCGCTGCGCCTGAGCACGCGCATCGGCGGGCGGGCGCAGCCGCTCGATGCCGTCGCCATGCGCCGCTGGCTCTCGCGCGCGCCGCTGATGACGTTGGGCGTGATCGTGCGTATCCACTGGCAGGCGCTGCGTTTGTGGTTCAAGCGCGTGCCCTTCTTTCGCAAGCCCCCGTGCCCCCTGGAGGAAACCACCCGATGA
- a CDS encoding NAD(P)/FAD-dependent oxidoreductase, whose translation MNAPEKRFLASDVRAGQDDSASRGRRIAVVGGGIAGLASAWLLAREHRVTLFEAASYVGGHSNTVDIEVDGLRHPVDTGFLVFNERTYPNLCALFSELRVPVAKSEMSFAVSVDAPDFEWAGADLGTVFAQRRNLARPAMWRMLADIIRFNRAATAMATHSTAPQMSLGDYLNSEGYGQAFRHCYLLPMAAAIWSCPTRSMLAYPLATFVRFCRNHGLLQVLDRPQWMTVCGGAREYVRRMLATLDDVRVACPVEHVARDASGAWLRAGGAAERFDEVVFACHSDQTLAILGDGVSEDECSVLAAVPYQRNRAVLHTDPALLPRRRAVWSAWNYLSAGGSDETRPVSVSYLINRLQPVPFKSPVVVSLNPFREPDPHHVIAEFDYAHPVFDQGAIDAQTRLASLQGQRHSWFAGAWTGYGFHEDGLRSAMRVAEGLGVYAPWKVAAGRVAA comes from the coding sequence ATGAACGCTCCGGAAAAGCGGTTCCTTGCGTCCGACGTTCGTGCGGGCCAGGACGACTCCGCGTCCCGCGGACGGCGCATAGCCGTCGTCGGCGGCGGCATCGCAGGGCTGGCTTCGGCGTGGCTGCTCGCGCGCGAACATCGTGTCACGCTGTTCGAGGCCGCAAGCTACGTTGGCGGACACAGCAATACGGTCGACATCGAAGTCGATGGACTTCGTCATCCGGTCGATACCGGGTTTCTGGTGTTCAACGAACGCACCTATCCCAACCTGTGCGCGCTGTTCTCCGAACTGCGCGTGCCGGTGGCCAAGTCGGAGATGTCCTTCGCGGTGAGCGTCGATGCGCCCGATTTCGAGTGGGCGGGCGCAGATCTGGGCACCGTCTTCGCGCAGCGCCGAAATCTGGCGCGCCCGGCCATGTGGCGCATGCTCGCCGACATCATTCGATTCAACCGCGCGGCCACGGCGATGGCCACTCATTCGACCGCGCCGCAGATGTCGTTGGGCGACTATCTGAATTCCGAGGGCTACGGCCAGGCATTTCGACACTGCTATCTGCTGCCGATGGCGGCGGCGATCTGGTCTTGCCCGACGCGCTCGATGCTCGCCTATCCGCTGGCGACCTTCGTGCGCTTTTGTCGCAATCACGGATTGTTGCAGGTGTTGGATCGTCCTCAATGGATGACCGTGTGTGGCGGCGCGCGCGAGTACGTGCGACGCATGCTCGCCACGCTCGACGATGTGCGCGTGGCCTGTCCGGTCGAGCATGTCGCGCGCGACGCTTCCGGCGCGTGGCTGCGTGCCGGCGGGGCGGCGGAGCGTTTCGACGAGGTGGTATTCGCCTGCCACAGCGACCAGACGCTGGCGATTCTCGGTGACGGCGTGAGCGAGGACGAGTGCAGCGTGCTCGCCGCCGTGCCCTATCAGCGCAACCGCGCGGTGCTGCACACCGATCCGGCGCTGTTGCCGCGCAGAAGGGCGGTGTGGTCGGCATGGAACTATCTGTCGGCCGGCGGCAGCGATGAGACGCGGCCGGTGTCGGTCAGCTATCTCATCAACCGGCTGCAACCGGTGCCGTTCAAGAGTCCGGTGGTGGTCTCGCTCAATCCGTTCCGCGAACCGGACCCGCATCACGTCATCGCCGAATTCGACTACGCCCACCCGGTCTTCGATCAGGGCGCGATCGACGCGCAGACGCGGCTCGCGAGTCTTCAGGGGCAGCGCCACAGCTGGTTCGCCGGCGCATGGACGGGCTATGGCTTTCACGAGGACGGGCTGCGCTCGGCGATGCGCGTGGCCGAGGGTCTGGGCGTGTACGCGCCATGGAAAGTCGCGGCGGGCAGGGTGGCAGCGTGA
- a CDS encoding nuclear transport factor 2 family protein translates to MSTGVDAVVAFYEGLQPETIPRLREIYAADARFRDPFNDVVGHAAIERIFAHMFEHLDAPSFRVTGCIADGRRAALEWRFTFVLRAHSYEIVGASVLDFDGDGRVCAHRDYWDVAEELYAKLPAVGPAVRWLGRRMSATRA, encoded by the coding sequence GTGAGTACGGGAGTCGATGCCGTCGTCGCATTCTACGAGGGGCTGCAGCCGGAGACGATCCCGCGGCTGCGCGAGATCTACGCTGCCGACGCGCGCTTTCGCGATCCGTTCAACGATGTCGTCGGTCACGCGGCGATCGAGCGCATCTTCGCGCACATGTTCGAACACCTCGATGCGCCCTCTTTCCGCGTTACCGGCTGCATTGCGGATGGCCGGCGCGCGGCGCTCGAATGGCGCTTCACGTTCGTTCTGCGCGCGCACAGCTACGAGATCGTCGGCGCAAGCGTGCTCGACTTCGATGGGGACGGTCGCGTGTGCGCCCACCGCGACTACTGGGATGTGGCCGAAGAGCTCTACGCGAAACTTCCTGCGGTGGGTCCGGCCGTGCGCTGGCTGGGACGCAGGATGTCCGCGACGCGCGCCTGA
- the coxB gene encoding cytochrome c oxidase subunit II, which translates to MSLSGRLAVPGLLTLVAASEASAQARYNLQEPVTSVASQIYDLHTLMMLICLVIFIAVFGVMFWSIYAHRKSKGATAAHFHENTMVEVLWTVIPVFILVGMAWPATKTIIDMRDSTESDITIKATGYQWKWGYDYVVGEGEGISFVSTLSTPRDQIENREAKGRDYLLEVDNPMVVPVGKKVRMLLAANDVIHAWWVPALGIKQDAVPGFIRDAWFRADKEGVYRGVCAELCGRDHAYMPIVVHVVSERAYADWVAAQQATTVADAGAAAGEQTATDASASDAAPAEEADASPEALAARGEKVYAANCVACHQAGGTGMPPAFPPLAGADVVTGDAGALLDVLLKGRPGTAMASFAHLSDADLAGLATHLRTSWGNSADAVAPEDVAARRGN; encoded by the coding sequence ATGAGTCTTTCTGGTCGCCTTGCAGTACCAGGCCTTTTGACTCTGGTCGCCGCGTCGGAAGCTTCGGCGCAGGCCAGATACAATCTTCAGGAGCCGGTGACATCGGTCGCCTCGCAGATCTACGATCTGCACACCCTGATGATGCTCATCTGTCTGGTGATCTTCATCGCGGTGTTCGGCGTGATGTTCTGGTCCATCTACGCGCACCGCAAGTCCAAGGGTGCGACTGCAGCGCACTTTCACGAGAACACCATGGTCGAGGTACTCTGGACCGTGATTCCGGTGTTCATCCTCGTCGGAATGGCCTGGCCGGCGACCAAGACCATCATCGACATGCGCGACTCGACCGAGTCCGACATCACCATCAAGGCGACCGGCTACCAGTGGAAGTGGGGCTACGACTACGTCGTGGGTGAAGGCGAGGGCATCAGCTTCGTGTCCACGCTGTCGACGCCGCGCGACCAGATCGAGAACCGCGAGGCCAAGGGCCGCGACTACCTGCTCGAGGTCGACAATCCGATGGTCGTACCCGTCGGCAAAAAGGTGCGCATGCTGCTCGCCGCCAACGATGTCATCCACGCTTGGTGGGTGCCGGCGCTGGGCATCAAGCAGGACGCGGTTCCGGGCTTCATCCGAGATGCGTGGTTCCGCGCCGACAAAGAGGGTGTGTATCGCGGCGTCTGTGCCGAGCTGTGCGGACGCGATCATGCCTACATGCCGATCGTCGTGCATGTCGTCTCCGAGCGCGCCTACGCTGACTGGGTTGCCGCGCAACAGGCCACGACCGTGGCTGATGCCGGCGCCGCGGCCGGCGAGCAGACCGCCACTGATGCGAGTGCCTCCGATGCCGCACCGGCGGAAGAAGCCGACGCTTCGCCCGAAGCGCTCGCCGCGCGCGGTGAAAAGGTCTATGCGGCCAACTGTGTCGCCTGTCATCAGGCCGGAGGCACTGGCATGCCGCCGGCGTTCCCGCCGCTGGCCGGTGCCGACGTGGTCACCGGAGATGCCGGTGCCCTTCTCGATGTGTTGCTCAAGGGTCGCCCCGGAACCGCGATGGCTTCCTTCGCGCATCTGTCCGACGCCGACCTGGCCGGGCTGGCCACGCATTTGCGTACCAGCTGGGGCAACTCGGCCGACGCGGTTGCGCCCGAGGATGTCGCGGCGCGCCGCGGCAACTGA
- a CDS encoding MFS transporter has translation MAEPGAVALPQCPSGALPVRSVLAYGALGLPLAFAALPIYVHAPKLYGGDLGLSLALVGGVLLASRVVDAVTDPLIGALSDRWGARRSLVLIALPLLAAGMLALLAPPAGAGAAWLAASVIAVTLGFSLATINYNAWGAEAAQAPIDRTRLVAAREACALLGVVVAAALPGALGGGAQGLERLAWLFLPVLAACAAITLLTAPRPVVRRNAAAPLFGALRAALSHRPFAWMLAVFAVSGIAAAIPATTVLFFVADVLDAAALEGMFLGLYFVAGAASLPLWVRVAARVGKLRAWLAAMLLSVAVFAWAAMLGSGDVVAYVVICVLSGAALGADLALPPAMLADLLERDFPGGEARAGAWFGWWNFVTKANLALAAGIALPALTLLGYTPGQGGSAASLSLVYAVLPCVAKLGAAALLWRLRHELDFERAMR, from the coding sequence ATGGCTGAGCCGGGGGCGGTCGCGCTGCCGCAGTGCCCATCAGGCGCGCTACCGGTCCGCTCGGTGCTGGCCTACGGTGCGCTCGGCCTGCCGCTGGCCTTCGCTGCGCTGCCCATCTACGTACACGCGCCCAAGCTCTACGGCGGTGATCTGGGCTTGTCGCTGGCTCTGGTGGGCGGCGTGCTGCTCGCCTCGCGTGTGGTCGATGCCGTGACCGATCCGCTGATTGGCGCGCTATCGGATCGTTGGGGCGCGCGTCGCTCACTTGTGCTGATCGCGTTGCCGTTGCTCGCCGCGGGCATGCTCGCGCTGCTGGCACCGCCGGCTGGTGCCGGTGCAGCCTGGTTGGCAGCATCGGTGATCGCGGTGACCCTGGGCTTTTCCCTGGCGACGATCAACTACAACGCCTGGGGTGCGGAAGCCGCCCAGGCGCCGATCGACCGCACGCGACTGGTCGCCGCGCGCGAGGCCTGTGCGCTGCTCGGTGTCGTGGTGGCTGCGGCTCTGCCCGGCGCGCTGGGTGGCGGCGCGCAGGGGTTGGAGCGGCTGGCATGGCTGTTTCTGCCGGTGCTCGCCGCATGCGCGGCGATCACGCTGCTGACCGCGCCGCGCCCGGTCGTGCGGCGCAATGCGGCGGCGCCGCTGTTCGGTGCCTTGCGTGCGGCACTGTCGCACCGCCCCTTCGCGTGGATGCTCGCCGTGTTCGCGGTCAGTGGCATCGCGGCGGCGATTCCGGCGACTACGGTGCTGTTCTTCGTCGCGGACGTGCTCGATGCGGCGGCGCTCGAAGGCATGTTCCTGGGCCTGTACTTCGTCGCCGGCGCGGCCAGCCTGCCGCTTTGGGTGCGGGTGGCGGCGCGTGTGGGCAAGCTGCGCGCGTGGCTTGCGGCGATGCTGCTGTCGGTAGCGGTGTTCGCATGGGCAGCGATGCTCGGCTCGGGTGACGTCGTCGCCTATGTCGTGATCTGCGTGCTCTCGGGTGCGGCGCTGGGGGCGGACCTGGCCTTGCCGCCAGCGATGCTCGCGGACCTGCTGGAGCGCGACTTTCCGGGCGGCGAGGCGCGCGCCGGCGCGTGGTTCGGCTGGTGGAACTTCGTCACCAAGGCCAACCTCGCGCTGGCCGCCGGCATCGCGCTGCCGGCGCTGACACTGCTCGGCTACACGCCGGGGCAGGGTGGCTCGGCCGCATCGCTGTCGCTGGTCTATGCGGTGCTGCCCTGCGTGGCCAAGCTGGGAGCCGCGGCGCTGCTGTGGCGATTGAGACACGAACTGGATTTCGAGAGAGCGATGCGATGA
- a CDS encoding cytochrome c oxidase assembly protein has translation MSAQDLSENRSLLGRLGIAAVVMFGFGFLLVPFYEKFCEATGFYNILQPSSEPKNTQVDRSRVVTIEFDANTHKDLAWTFRPKQSVVKINPGELTTVTYEVTNTRDRAVTGQAVPSYGPQLAGRYFLKMDCFCFTQQTLQAGETREMPVAFLIDPDLPQDVGTVVLSYTFFEIAGRNADSGRAAERGG, from the coding sequence ATGAGTGCTCAAGATCTAAGCGAGAACCGCAGCCTGCTCGGTCGTCTGGGGATCGCTGCAGTGGTGATGTTCGGCTTCGGATTTCTGCTCGTGCCGTTCTACGAGAAGTTCTGCGAAGCCACCGGTTTCTACAACATCCTGCAGCCGTCGAGCGAACCGAAAAACACCCAGGTCGACCGCTCGCGTGTGGTGACCATCGAGTTCGATGCGAACACGCACAAGGATCTGGCGTGGACCTTTCGGCCAAAGCAGAGCGTGGTGAAGATCAACCCGGGAGAACTGACCACGGTCACCTACGAGGTCACCAATACGCGTGACCGCGCCGTGACCGGGCAGGCGGTGCCGAGCTACGGGCCGCAACTGGCGGGACGCTATTTCCTCAAGATGGATTGTTTCTGCTTCACGCAGCAGACGCTGCAGGCGGGAGAGACGCGCGAAATGCCGGTGGCTTTCCTGATCGATCCGGATCTGCCGCAGGATGTGGGTACCGTGGTGCTCTCGTACACGTTCTTCGAGATCGCCGGGCGCAACGCGGATAGCGGACGAGCGGCTGAACGCGGCGGGTAA
- a CDS encoding chalcone isomerase family protein, protein MSIISSSAVHKALSAFALLLAVTFAGASTWQTPDLLGGRDAGWRMVGEGQMRWLGFRIYDASLWATDDAAPTDGAFALEIRYHRDIASTRLVDTSLDEMRRLGVAEESRIEAWRDDLEAAFPDVVSGDVIVGVREADGSAVFYHRGERTVRIEDADFADAFFAIWLDERTREPGLREALLGRGDDG, encoded by the coding sequence ATGTCCATCATCTCGAGTTCCGCCGTGCATAAGGCCTTGTCTGCGTTCGCGCTGTTGCTGGCCGTGACGTTCGCGGGTGCGTCGACGTGGCAGACGCCGGACCTGCTGGGCGGGCGTGACGCGGGCTGGCGCATGGTCGGCGAGGGGCAGATGCGCTGGCTGGGGTTTCGCATCTACGACGCATCGCTGTGGGCCACGGACGACGCGGCGCCGACCGACGGGGCGTTCGCGCTGGAGATTCGCTATCACCGCGATATCGCCTCGACACGGCTGGTCGACACCAGCCTCGACGAGATGCGGCGTCTGGGCGTAGCCGAAGAGTCGAGGATCGAGGCCTGGCGGGACGATCTCGAGGCGGCTTTTCCGGATGTGGTATCGGGTGACGTGATCGTAGGCGTGCGCGAGGCCGACGGCAGCGCGGTGTTCTACCACCGCGGCGAGCGCACCGTGCGCATCGAGGACGCCGATTTTGCCGACGCGTTCTTTGCGATCTGGCTTGACGAGCGTACGCGCGAGCCGGGGCTGCGCGAGGCCTTGCTGGGGCGCGGCGACGATGGCTGA
- a CDS encoding DUF3833 domain-containing protein — protein sequence MKKLLCVFAGVLGLAGCGSVDVGRYAEERPVLDLREYFDGTLDAHGIFQDRSGEVVKRFHAVIEASWEGDTGTLDERFTYSDGTTQRRVWTIVRHDAHTYSGTAGDVIGEAKGEARGNALRWRYVLELPVDGKTYHVNFDDWMFLMDERVMLNRSEMSKFGVRLGEVTLSFYKRDS from the coding sequence ATGAAGAAACTGCTGTGCGTGTTCGCCGGCGTGCTGGGGCTGGCCGGCTGCGGATCGGTGGACGTGGGGCGCTATGCGGAGGAGAGGCCGGTGCTCGACCTGCGCGAGTATTTCGACGGGACGCTCGACGCCCACGGTATCTTCCAGGACCGCTCGGGCGAGGTCGTCAAGCGCTTTCATGCGGTCATCGAGGCGAGCTGGGAAGGCGACACCGGCACACTCGACGAGCGCTTCACGTATTCGGACGGCACGACCCAGCGTCGCGTGTGGACCATCGTGCGTCACGATGCGCACACCTATAGCGGCACGGCCGGCGACGTGATCGGCGAAGCCAAGGGCGAGGCGCGCGGCAATGCGTTGCGCTGGCGCTACGTGCTCGAACTGCCCGTCGACGGCAAAACCTATCACGTGAACTTCGACGACTGGATGTTCCTGATGGACGAGCGCGTGATGCTCAACCGCTCCGAGATGAGCAAGTTCGGCGTGCGTCTGGGCGAGGTCACGCTGTCGTTCTACAAGCGGGACTCATGA
- a CDS encoding DUF2970 domain-containing protein: MSNEKAGFWATIRAVLWGFIGIRRKSAYHDDAKSLDPKAVVVAGVFAGAVFVLSILAVVNWVLPD; the protein is encoded by the coding sequence GTGTCAAACGAGAAAGCAGGTTTCTGGGCGACGATTCGGGCGGTGCTGTGGGGCTTCATCGGGATCCGCAGGAAGAGCGCCTATCACGATGACGCGAAATCGCTCGATCCCAAGGCCGTCGTCGTGGCGGGAGTGTTCGCCGGCGCGGTGTTCGTGCTGAGTATTCTCGCAGTTGTGAATTGGGTCCTGCCCGATTGA
- the ctaD gene encoding cytochrome c oxidase subunit I codes for MAAVTPEHVDHHHDHHGPTGLMRWITTTNHKDIGTMYLIFSFVMFLAGGVMALTIRAELFQPGLQVVAPEFFNQLTTLHGLVMVFGAIMPAFVGFANWQIPLMIGASDMAFARMNNWSFWLLPPAALLLIGSFFVPGGATAAGWTLYPPLSIQMGMGMDMAIFAVHIMGISSIMGAINIVVTVLNMRAPGMNMMKLPLFAWTWLITAYLLIAVMPVLAGAVTMLLTDRHFGTSFFSAVGGGDPVLYQHIFWFFGHPEVYIMILPAFGIVSAIIPTFARKPLFGYASMVYATASIAILSFMVWAHHMFTTGMPTVGQLYFMYVTMLIAVPTGVKVFNWIATMWRGSMTFETPMLWSVGFIFVFTMGGFTGLICAIAPVDIQIHDTYYIVAHFHYVLVAGSLFALFAGAYYWLPKWTGRMPDERIGKVHFWASLIFFNITFFPMHFLGLAGMPRRVPDYALQFADFNMMASVGAFGFGLSQLIFLWVVIKAASGGGEKAGARAWESAEGLEWTVPSPAPHHTFEEPPVVK; via the coding sequence ATGGCGGCGGTTACCCCGGAACACGTGGATCATCACCACGATCATCATGGCCCCACCGGGCTGATGCGGTGGATCACGACCACCAACCACAAGGACATCGGCACGATGTACCTGATCTTCAGTTTTGTCATGTTCCTCGCGGGGGGCGTGATGGCGCTGACGATCCGGGCCGAGCTTTTCCAGCCCGGCCTGCAAGTCGTTGCTCCGGAATTCTTCAACCAGCTCACCACCCTGCACGGGCTGGTGATGGTGTTCGGCGCCATCATGCCGGCCTTCGTGGGCTTCGCGAACTGGCAGATTCCGCTGATGATCGGCGCCAGCGACATGGCCTTCGCGCGCATGAACAACTGGAGTTTCTGGCTGCTGCCGCCGGCCGCGCTGCTGCTGATCGGCTCTTTCTTCGTGCCGGGCGGCGCCACCGCCGCGGGCTGGACGCTGTATCCGCCGCTGTCCATCCAGATGGGCATGGGCATGGACATGGCGATCTTCGCGGTGCACATCATGGGCATCAGCTCGATCATGGGCGCGATCAACATCGTCGTGACGGTGCTCAACATGCGCGCACCGGGCATGAACATGATGAAGCTGCCGTTGTTCGCCTGGACCTGGCTGATCACCGCCTACCTGCTGATCGCCGTGATGCCGGTGCTCGCTGGCGCGGTAACGATGCTGCTGACCGACCGTCACTTCGGCACCAGCTTCTTCAGCGCGGTGGGTGGCGGCGATCCGGTGCTGTACCAGCACATCTTCTGGTTCTTCGGGCACCCCGAGGTCTACATCATGATCCTGCCGGCCTTCGGTATCGTCAGCGCGATCATCCCGACCTTCGCCCGCAAGCCGCTGTTCGGTTACGCGTCGATGGTGTACGCGACGGCCTCGATCGCCATCCTGTCGTTCATGGTTTGGGCGCACCACATGTTTACCACCGGCATGCCGACGGTGGGGCAGTTGTACTTCATGTACGTGACGATGCTCATCGCCGTGCCCACGGGCGTCAAGGTGTTCAACTGGATCGCGACCATGTGGCGCGGCTCGATGACCTTCGAGACGCCGATGCTGTGGTCTGTGGGATTCATCTTCGTGTTCACGATGGGCGGCTTCACCGGCCTGATCTGCGCGATCGCGCCGGTAGACATCCAGATTCACGATACTTATTACATCGTTGCGCACTTCCACTATGTGTTGGTCGCGGGCAGCCTGTTCGCGCTTTTTGCGGGCGCCTATTACTGGTTGCCCAAGTGGACCGGACGCATGCCTGACGAGCGCATCGGCAAGGTGCACTTCTGGGCCTCGCTGATCTTTTTCAACATCACCTTCTTCCCGATGCATTTCCTGGGGTTGGCGGGGATGCCGCGTCGCGTACCGGACTACGCGTTGCAGTTCGCCGACTTCAACATGATGGCGTCGGTCGGTGCATTCGGCTTTGGCCTGAGCCAGCTGATCTTCCTGTGGGTCGTGATCAAGGCGGCCAGCGGCGGCGGTGAGAAAGCCGGTGCCCGCGCCTGGGAAAGTGCCGAGGGTCTGGAATGGACGGTGCCCTCGCCGGCACCGCACCACACCTTCGAAGAACCACCGGTGGTGAAGTAA
- a CDS encoding SDR family NAD(P)-dependent oxidoreductase, giving the protein MNEPIRDWAGRRVWIVGASSGIGAALARRLASLGARLALSARGREKLEAVAADCPGAVIVPMDVACSEDQARAVDSVVAALGGIDLAVFAAGAYRPVRAWELDPDEIRGTIATNLTGTMEGVARVVRPMLARGGGAVAMVASVAGYCGLPKAAIYGPTKAALINFAEVAHLDLAPKGVSVFLINPGFVATPLTAQNDFHMPALITPEEAAREIVAGFAAGRFEIHFPRRFTRALKFVAWLPRRLSFALVKKATGL; this is encoded by the coding sequence ATGAACGAGCCGATTCGCGACTGGGCCGGTCGCCGCGTGTGGATCGTCGGTGCATCGAGCGGCATCGGCGCGGCCCTGGCGCGTCGGCTGGCCTCGCTGGGCGCGCGTCTGGCCCTGTCGGCGCGCGGACGCGAGAAGCTCGAGGCGGTTGCCGCCGACTGTCCCGGCGCGGTCATTGTCCCGATGGATGTCGCCTGTAGCGAGGATCAGGCGCGCGCCGTCGACTCGGTGGTGGCGGCGCTGGGCGGTATCGACCTGGCCGTGTTCGCGGCTGGCGCCTATCGTCCGGTACGCGCCTGGGAACTGGACCCGGACGAGATCCGCGGGACGATCGCGACCAACCTCACCGGCACCATGGAAGGGGTGGCGCGCGTGGTGCGTCCGATGCTTGCGCGCGGCGGCGGGGCCGTGGCGATGGTGGCGAGCGTGGCCGGTTATTGCGGTCTGCCCAAGGCGGCCATCTATGGACCCACCAAGGCGGCGCTGATCAACTTCGCGGAGGTCGCCCATCTGGATCTCGCGCCCAAGGGGGTGTCGGTGTTTCTGATCAACCCAGGCTTCGTCGCCACACCCTTGACCGCGCAGAACGACTTTCACATGCCGGCACTGATCACCCCCGAGGAGGCGGCGCGCGAGATCGTCGCCGGCTTCGCCGCCGGACGTTTCGAAATCCACTTTCCGCGTCGATTCACGCGGGCACTGAAGTTCGTCGCGTGGCTGCCGCGACGGCTTTCCTTCGCGCTGGTGAAGAAGGCGACCGGGCTGTGA
- a CDS encoding SAM-dependent methyltransferase, translated as MSSQEQLFDACPASARPDLSRAARLTLELLHRIEGGALAVELPDGADFRCGDGPLVAHWRVRDARCFDAVLARGDIGLGEAYMQGWWDSEEPAALLTLLARNREVLGRAVYGRMLRLAAYRVWHLLRANTRSGSRRNIEAHYDLGNDFYRLWLDETMTYSSALFGDAGESLAEAQRRKYRRILERLGARRGQHILEIGCGWGGFAEVAATEFGCRVTGLTLSPSQLEYARRRAEEGGFAELAGFELCDYRDVQGRFDHVVSIEMIEAVGERWWPTYFGRIRELLAPEGRCVIQAITIDDALFARYRRGTDFIQRYIFPGGMLPSPSIVARHARSAGLVPDGDHAFGRDYATTLARWHETFVARQAEVRAQGFPDRFARMWRFYLAYCEAGFTAGDIDVHHLEFRRA; from the coding sequence ATGAGTTCGCAGGAACAACTGTTCGACGCCTGTCCGGCGAGCGCGCGCCCCGATCTTTCCCGTGCTGCACGCTTGACGCTGGAACTGCTGCATCGCATCGAAGGTGGGGCGCTGGCCGTGGAACTGCCCGATGGCGCGGACTTTCGCTGCGGTGACGGGCCCCTCGTCGCACACTGGCGGGTGCGTGACGCGCGCTGTTTCGATGCGGTGCTGGCACGCGGCGACATCGGCCTGGGCGAGGCCTACATGCAAGGTTGGTGGGACAGCGAGGAGCCGGCCGCGCTGCTGACGCTGCTCGCACGCAATCGCGAAGTCCTCGGACGCGCCGTGTACGGACGCATGCTGAGGCTGGCCGCCTATCGCGTGTGGCACTTGTTGCGTGCGAACACGCGGAGCGGATCGCGGCGCAACATCGAGGCCCATTACGACCTGGGTAACGATTTCTACCGCCTGTGGCTGGACGAGACGATGACCTACTCGTCGGCGCTGTTCGGCGATGCAGGCGAGTCGCTGGCTGAGGCGCAGCGGCGCAAGTACCGGCGCATTCTCGAGCGTCTCGGCGCGCGGCGCGGGCAGCATATCCTCGAGATCGGCTGCGGCTGGGGTGGCTTCGCCGAGGTTGCCGCGACCGAGTTCGGTTGCCGCGTGACGGGTTTGACCCTCTCGCCGTCCCAGCTCGAATACGCACGTCGCCGCGCCGAGGAGGGCGGTTTCGCCGAACTCGCCGGTTTCGAACTGTGTGATTACCGTGACGTACAGGGGCGCTTCGATCACGTCGTGTCGATCGAGATGATCGAGGCGGTCGGTGAGCGCTGGTGGCCGACCTATTTCGGGCGCATCCGCGAACTGCTCGCTCCCGAGGGACGTTGTGTGATCCAGGCCATCACCATCGATGACGCCCTGTTCGCGCGCTACCGCCGCGGCACGGACTTCATTCAGCGCTACATCTTCCCGGGCGGCATGCTCCCCTCGCCGTCGATTGTCGCTCGGCACGCACGTTCGGCCGGTCTCGTGCCCGACGGAGATCACGCCTTTGGGCGCGACTATGCAACCACGCTGGCGCGTTGGCACGAGACCTTCGTGGCCCGGCAGGCCGAGGTGCGCGCCCAGGGGTTTCCCGATCGCTTCGCGCGCATGTGGCGTTTCTACCTGGCTTATTGCGAGGCGGGCTTTACCGCAGGAGACATCGATGTCCATCATCTCGAGTTCCGCCGTGCATAA